In a single window of the Bradyrhizobium sp. ORS 285 genome:
- the nuoF gene encoding NADH-quinone oxidoreductase subunit NuoF has product MLDDKDRIFTNLYGLHDWGLEGARRRGSWDGTKGLIDKGRDWIINEMKASGLRGRGGAGFPTGLKWSFMPKESTDGRPSYLVVNADESEPGTCKDREIMRHDPHHLVEGCLLASFAMNAHTCYIYVRGEFIRERERLQAAIDQAYDAKLVGKDNIHGWPFDIYVAHGAGAYICGEETALLESLEGKKGQPRLKPPFPANVGLYGCPTTVNNVESIAVAPTILRRGASWFAGIGRPNNVGTKLFCISGHVERPCNVEEAMGIPFRELIEKHCGGIRGGWDNLKAVIPGGSSVRMVPAEQIIDTPMDFDSLSKLRSGLGTAAVIVMDKSTDLIRAIARISYFYKHESCGQCTPCREGTGWMWRVLTRMAEGRAHKREIDMLLEVTKQIEGHTICALGDAAAWPIQGLITHFRHEIEARIDQYSHKADVDDVGVRDPAHMVAAE; this is encoded by the coding sequence ATGCTCGACGACAAGGACCGCATCTTCACCAACCTCTACGGCCTGCATGATTGGGGCCTCGAAGGCGCACGCCGTCGAGGAAGCTGGGACGGCACCAAGGGGCTGATCGACAAGGGCCGCGACTGGATCATCAACGAGATGAAGGCGTCCGGCCTGCGCGGCCGCGGCGGCGCCGGCTTCCCGACCGGCCTGAAATGGTCGTTCATGCCGAAGGAATCGACCGACGGCCGGCCGAGCTATCTCGTCGTCAACGCCGACGAGTCCGAGCCCGGCACCTGCAAGGATCGCGAGATCATGCGGCACGATCCGCATCATCTCGTCGAGGGCTGTCTGCTCGCCAGCTTCGCGATGAACGCGCACACCTGCTACATCTATGTGCGCGGCGAGTTCATCCGCGAGCGCGAGCGGCTGCAAGCGGCGATCGACCAGGCCTATGACGCGAAGCTGGTCGGCAAGGACAACATCCACGGTTGGCCGTTCGACATCTACGTCGCGCATGGCGCCGGCGCCTATATCTGCGGCGAGGAGACCGCGCTGCTCGAGAGCCTCGAGGGCAAGAAGGGCCAGCCGCGGCTGAAGCCGCCATTCCCGGCAAACGTCGGCCTTTATGGCTGCCCGACCACGGTCAACAACGTCGAGTCGATCGCGGTCGCGCCGACCATCCTGCGCCGCGGCGCGTCGTGGTTCGCCGGCATTGGCCGCCCGAACAATGTCGGCACGAAACTGTTCTGCATCTCCGGTCACGTCGAGCGGCCCTGCAACGTCGAAGAGGCGATGGGCATCCCGTTCCGCGAGCTGATCGAGAAGCATTGCGGCGGCATCCGCGGCGGCTGGGACAATTTGAAGGCCGTCATCCCCGGCGGTTCGTCGGTGCGCATGGTGCCGGCCGAGCAGATCATCGACACGCCGATGGATTTCGACAGCCTGTCGAAGCTGCGCTCGGGCCTGGGCACCGCGGCCGTGATCGTGATGGACAAGTCGACCGACCTGATCCGGGCGATCGCGCGCATCTCCTATTTCTACAAGCATGAGAGCTGCGGCCAGTGCACGCCGTGCCGCGAGGGCACCGGCTGGATGTGGCGCGTGCTGACCCGCATGGCCGAGGGCCGCGCACACAAGCGCGAGATCGACATGCTGCTGGAGGTCACCAAGCAGATCGAGGGACACACGATCTGCGCGCTGGGCGACGCCGCGGCCTGGCCGATCCAGGGCCTGATCACGCATTTCCGTCACGAGATCGAAGCGCGCATCGACCAGTATTCGCACAAGGCCGATGTCGACGATGTCGGCGTGCGCGATCCCGCGCACATGGTGGCGGCGGAGTAG
- the nuoE gene encoding NADH-quinone oxidoreductase subunit NuoE produces MSVRRLAPKEVQPASFAFTEENLAFAKAQIAKYPEGRQASAVIAILWRAQEQNAGWVSEAAIRVVADMLGMPYIRVLEVATFYTMFQLQPVGKKAHVQVCGTTPCRLRGAEELIEVCKHRIHHDPFHLSKDGDFSWEEVECLGACVNAPMVQVWKDTYEDLTPESFGKVLDGFATGNLPTPGPQNGRQFSAPAGGPTTLKEKT; encoded by the coding sequence ATGTCCGTCCGCCGTCTTGCCCCGAAGGAAGTCCAGCCCGCGAGCTTTGCGTTCACGGAGGAAAACCTCGCCTTCGCCAAGGCCCAGATCGCCAAATATCCGGAAGGCCGCCAGGCCTCGGCCGTGATCGCGATCCTGTGGCGCGCGCAGGAGCAGAACGCCGGCTGGGTGTCGGAAGCGGCCATCCGGGTCGTCGCCGACATGCTGGGCATGCCCTATATCCGCGTGCTCGAGGTCGCGACCTTCTACACGATGTTCCAGCTGCAGCCGGTCGGCAAGAAGGCGCATGTCCAGGTCTGCGGCACGACGCCGTGCCGGCTGCGCGGCGCCGAGGAGCTGATCGAGGTCTGTAAGCACCGCATCCATCACGACCCGTTCCACCTCTCCAAGGACGGCGACTTCAGCTGGGAAGAGGTCGAGTGCCTCGGCGCCTGTGTGAATGCGCCGATGGTGCAGGTCTGGAAGGATACCTATGAGGACTTGACGCCGGAAAGCTTCGGCAAGGTGCTCGACGGCTTCGCGACCGGCAATCTGCCGACGCCGGGTCCGCAGAACGGCCGCCAGTTCTCGGCGCCGGCGGGCGGACCGACGACGCTCAAGGAGAAGACATGA
- a CDS encoding FkbM family methyltransferase, which yields MGHAPIQFDRASGALEGANLWERTAALALSTGSKISSHFSHRGYNRCANLLRLALPERNLAVKLNSDAVFEFPYGDGYWSKLLNRDYTYEDELELLFLGAVDVDYTFIDGGANYGYWSVLVSSAPYGAHKVIAIEPSAANFAKLANNADINGGRFEVMKCAIGERRGTAVLTGTKHEAFSIAGGSDGGEQVPVLALDDLIDDGKVAASGKYLIKLDVEGVEIEAIKGGARLLATDSMILCEEHGQDRNHTVSRYILDETPMQLLVYDPASGRFETVTELSILDRIKVSTHVGYNVFGTASAFWQNRVAALNASAARRMQ from the coding sequence ATGGGCCATGCGCCGATCCAGTTCGACCGTGCTTCAGGGGCGCTCGAAGGAGCGAACCTCTGGGAGCGCACGGCTGCATTGGCGCTGTCCACCGGCTCGAAGATCTCTTCGCACTTCTCGCATCGCGGCTACAATCGCTGCGCCAATCTGCTGCGCCTGGCCCTGCCGGAGCGCAATCTCGCGGTAAAACTCAATTCGGACGCCGTGTTCGAGTTCCCCTACGGCGACGGCTATTGGAGCAAGCTGCTCAACCGCGACTACACTTACGAGGATGAGCTCGAGCTGCTGTTCCTCGGCGCTGTCGACGTCGACTACACCTTCATCGATGGCGGTGCCAACTATGGCTACTGGTCGGTGCTGGTCTCCAGCGCGCCTTATGGCGCGCACAAGGTGATCGCGATCGAGCCGTCCGCGGCGAACTTCGCCAAGCTTGCCAACAATGCTGACATCAATGGCGGCCGCTTCGAGGTGATGAAGTGTGCCATCGGCGAACGTCGCGGCACGGCGGTCCTGACCGGGACCAAACACGAGGCGTTCAGCATCGCCGGCGGCAGCGACGGCGGCGAGCAGGTGCCTGTGCTGGCGCTCGATGACCTCATCGACGACGGCAAGGTCGCGGCCTCCGGCAAGTATCTCATCAAGCTCGACGTCGAAGGTGTCGAGATCGAAGCGATCAAGGGCGGGGCGCGGCTGCTCGCGACCGACAGCATGATCCTGTGCGAGGAGCACGGCCAGGACCGCAATCATACGGTGTCGCGCTACATCCTCGACGAGACGCCGATGCAACTCCTGGTCTACGACCCCGCGAGCGGTCGCTTCGAGACCGTGACCGAGCTGTCGATCCTCGACCGCATCAAGGTGTCCACGCACGTCGGCTATAACGTGTTCGGAACTGCAAGTGCCTTCTGGCAGAATCGCGTCGCAGCGCTCAATGCAAGTGCCGCGCGCCGCATGCAATGA
- a CDS encoding NADH-quinone oxidoreductase subunit D, translating to MNEQSPALRNFTINFGPQHPAAHGVLRLVLELDGEVVERVDPHIGLLHRGTEKLIESKTYLQAMPYFDRLDYVAPMNQEHAFCLAAERLLGIEVPRRGQLIRVLYSEIGRLLSHLLNVTTQAMDVGALTPPLWGFEEREKLMVFYERASGSRMHANYFRIGGVHQDLPTKLIDDIDAFCDPFLKVVDDLDQLLTGNRIFKQRNVDIGVVTLKQAWEWGFSGVMVRGSGAAWDLRKSQPYDVYAEMDFDIPIGKNGDCYDRYLIRMEEMRQSVRIMKQCIAKLRAPDGQGPVLITDNKIAPPRRGEMKRSMEALIHHFKLYTEGVHVPAGEIYAAVEAPKGEFGVYLVSDGTNKPYKCKIRAPGFAHLQAMDFLCRGHLLADVSAILGSLDIVFGEVDR from the coding sequence ATGAACGAGCAGAGCCCCGCACTTCGCAATTTCACGATCAATTTTGGTCCGCAGCATCCGGCGGCGCACGGCGTGTTGCGCCTTGTTCTTGAGCTCGATGGTGAGGTTGTGGAGCGCGTCGATCCGCATATCGGCCTGCTGCATCGCGGCACCGAGAAGCTGATCGAGAGCAAGACCTATCTGCAGGCGATGCCCTATTTCGATCGGCTCGACTACGTCGCGCCGATGAACCAGGAGCATGCGTTCTGCCTTGCCGCCGAGCGTCTGCTCGGCATCGAGGTTCCGCGCCGCGGCCAGCTGATCCGCGTGCTCTATTCCGAGATCGGCCGGCTGCTGTCGCATCTGCTGAACGTCACCACGCAGGCAATGGACGTCGGCGCGCTGACCCCGCCGCTGTGGGGCTTCGAGGAGCGCGAGAAGCTGATGGTGTTCTATGAGCGCGCCTCCGGCTCGCGCATGCACGCCAACTACTTCCGCATCGGCGGCGTCCACCAGGACCTGCCGACCAAGCTGATCGACGACATCGACGCGTTCTGCGATCCGTTCCTCAAGGTGGTCGACGACCTCGACCAGCTGCTCACTGGCAACCGCATCTTCAAGCAGCGCAACGTCGATATCGGCGTCGTCACTCTGAAGCAGGCCTGGGAGTGGGGCTTCTCGGGCGTGATGGTGCGCGGCTCGGGCGCGGCCTGGGACCTGCGCAAGTCCCAGCCCTATGACGTCTACGCCGAGATGGATTTCGATATTCCGATCGGCAAGAACGGCGACTGCTACGACCGCTATCTGATCCGCATGGAAGAGATGCGTCAGTCGGTGCGCATCATGAAGCAGTGCATTGCCAAGCTGCGCGCGCCGGACGGGCAGGGCCCGGTGCTGATCACCGACAACAAGATCGCGCCGCCGCGCCGTGGCGAGATGAAGCGCTCGATGGAAGCGCTGATCCACCACTTCAAGCTCTACACCGAAGGCGTCCACGTGCCGGCCGGCGAGATCTATGCCGCCGTCGAGGCGCCGAAGGGCGAGTTCGGCGTCTATCTCGTCTCCGACGGCACCAACAAGCCGTACAAGTGCAAGATCCGCGCCCCGGGCTTCGCCCATCTGCAGGCGATGGACTTCCTGTGCCGCGGCCATCTGCTCGCCGACGTGTCGGCCATCCTCGGCTCGCTCGACATCGTGTTCGGAGAGGTGGATCGCTGA
- a CDS encoding NADH-quinone oxidoreductase subunit C, translating into MDDGRLDALGQTIVSALPGAALGHSVAFNQLTVNVEPARIVEVVKHLRDDPACRFINFTDITAVDYPERAKRFEVVYHFLSPALNTRIRLKAEADETTQIPSLIDVFPGADWFERETYDLYGVIFVGHPDMRRILTDYGFDGHPLRKDFPTTGFVEVRYDDQEKRVIYEPVRLNQEFRKFDFLSPWEGADYPLPGDEKANK; encoded by the coding sequence ATGGACGACGGCAGGCTCGACGCCCTTGGGCAGACGATCGTGAGCGCGCTCCCGGGCGCGGCGCTCGGTCATTCGGTCGCTTTCAACCAGCTCACGGTCAACGTCGAGCCGGCCCGGATCGTCGAGGTCGTGAAGCATCTGCGCGATGACCCGGCCTGCCGGTTCATCAACTTTACCGACATCACGGCGGTCGACTACCCCGAGCGCGCCAAGCGCTTCGAGGTCGTCTACCACTTCCTGTCGCCGGCCCTGAACACGCGCATCCGGCTCAAGGCGGAGGCCGACGAGACGACGCAGATCCCGTCGCTGATCGACGTCTTCCCGGGCGCCGACTGGTTCGAGCGCGAGACCTACGATCTCTACGGCGTGATCTTCGTCGGCCATCCCGATATGCGCCGCATCCTCACCGACTACGGCTTCGATGGCCATCCGCTGCGCAAGGACTTCCCGACGACTGGCTTCGTCGAGGTGCGCTACGACGACCAGGAGAAGCGGGTGATCTACGAGCCGGTCCGGCTCAACCAGGAATTCCGCAAGTTCGATTTTCTCTCGCCCTGGGAAGGCGCGGACTATCCGCTGCCGGGCGACGAGAAAGCGAATAAGTGA
- a CDS encoding NADH-quinone oxidoreductase subunit B family protein, translating into MSPTPSSGPVIAPAPKGILDPATGRPVGANDPYFLEVKHELSDKGFFVATADDLITWARTGSLMWMTFGLACCAVEMMQVSMPRYDVERFGFAPRASPRQSDVMIVAGTLTNKMAPALRKVYDQMPEPRYVISMGSCANGGGYYHYSYSVVRGCDRIVPIDIYVPGCPPTAEALLYGVLLLQKKIRRTGTIER; encoded by the coding sequence TTGAGCCCGACCCCGTCCTCCGGTCCGGTGATCGCACCGGCCCCGAAGGGCATTCTCGATCCCGCGACCGGCAGGCCTGTTGGTGCCAACGACCCGTATTTCCTCGAGGTCAAGCACGAGCTGTCGGACAAGGGATTCTTCGTTGCCACCGCTGACGATCTCATCACCTGGGCCCGCACCGGCTCGCTGATGTGGATGACGTTCGGCCTGGCCTGCTGTGCCGTCGAGATGATGCAGGTCTCGATGCCGCGCTACGACGTCGAGCGCTTCGGCTTCGCGCCGCGTGCCTCGCCGCGCCAGTCCGACGTGATGATCGTGGCAGGCACCTTGACCAACAAGATGGCGCCGGCGCTACGCAAGGTCTACGACCAGATGCCGGAGCCGCGCTACGTCATCTCGATGGGCTCCTGCGCCAATGGCGGCGGCTACTACCACTATTCCTATTCGGTGGTCCGCGGCTGCGATCGCATCGTTCCCATTGACATCTATGTGCCCGGCTGTCCGCCGACCGCGGAAGCGCTGCTGTACGGAGTTCTGCTGCTGCAGAAGAAGATCCGGCGCACCGGCACCATCGAACGCTGA
- a CDS encoding NADH-quinone oxidoreductase subunit A, with translation MTGILQNYLPLVVFIGVAAIIGVVLLIAPFVVAYQQPDPEKLSAYECGFNAFDDARMKFDVRFYLVAILFIIFDLEVAFLFPWAVAFGKLGAAGFWSMLVFLAVLTVGFAYEWKKGALEWD, from the coding sequence ATGACCGGCATCCTTCAGAACTATCTCCCCCTCGTCGTTTTCATAGGTGTTGCAGCCATCATCGGCGTGGTGCTGCTGATCGCGCCGTTCGTGGTCGCCTACCAGCAGCCCGATCCCGAGAAGCTCTCCGCGTACGAATGCGGCTTCAATGCGTTCGATGACGCGCGCATGAAGTTCGACGTCCGCTTCTACCTGGTTGCCATCCTTTTCATCATCTTCGACCTCGAAGTCGCCTTCCTGTTCCCCTGGGCAGTCGCATTCGGCAAGCTCGGCGCGGCCGGCTTCTGGTCGATGCTGGTGTTCCTGGCCGTGCTGACGGTCGGGTTTGCCTACGAATGGAAGAAAGGCGCGCTTGAATGGGATTGA
- the pepT gene encoding peptidase T, which produces MPDPSLNFTHSVLERFLRYVVIDTQSDPTSPTCPSTLKQKNLGRLLAAELQAMGLADAHLDDHGYVYATIPATTNKTVPVICFCSHMDTSPDCSGANVKPQIVRNYQGGEIVLPGDPAQVIRPAEHPALKDQIGCDIVTSDGTTLLGADNKAGIAEIMDAAQFLLSNPQIKHGTIKVLFTPDEEIGRGVDRVDLKKLGADFGYTMDGETAGNIEDETFSADGATIIVNGVSAHPGFAKGKMEHAIKIASAIVDRLPKDTSSPETTESKEGFLHPVGVSGTLEQARLDFIVRDFSEQGLRQKEALLEDIVKDVMRDYPRSSYEMQVKAQYRNMKEVIDLHPEIVTYAEDAIRRAGLTPVRTSIRGGTDGSRLSFMGLPCPNIFAGEHAFHSRQEWVSVRDMEKAVQTIVHLAMIWEERS; this is translated from the coding sequence ATGCCTGACCCGTCGCTGAACTTCACCCACTCCGTCCTCGAGCGGTTTCTGCGCTATGTCGTGATCGACACCCAGTCGGACCCGACATCGCCCACCTGCCCCTCGACATTGAAGCAGAAGAATCTCGGCCGTCTGCTCGCCGCCGAGTTGCAGGCGATGGGCCTGGCGGATGCTCACCTGGACGATCACGGCTACGTCTATGCGACGATCCCGGCGACCACCAACAAGACCGTGCCGGTGATCTGCTTCTGCTCGCATATGGACACCTCGCCGGATTGCTCCGGGGCCAATGTGAAGCCGCAGATCGTGCGCAACTATCAGGGCGGCGAGATCGTGCTGCCGGGTGATCCGGCCCAGGTGATCCGCCCGGCCGAGCATCCGGCCCTGAAGGACCAGATCGGCTGCGATATCGTCACCTCCGACGGCACCACCCTGCTCGGCGCCGACAACAAGGCGGGCATCGCCGAGATCATGGATGCCGCGCAATTCCTGCTCAGCAATCCCCAGATCAAGCACGGCACGATCAAGGTCCTGTTCACGCCAGACGAGGAGATCGGCCGCGGCGTCGACCGCGTCGACCTGAAGAAGCTCGGCGCCGACTTCGGCTACACGATGGACGGCGAGACCGCCGGCAACATCGAGGACGAGACGTTTTCGGCGGACGGTGCGACCATCATCGTCAACGGCGTCAGCGCGCATCCCGGCTTTGCCAAGGGCAAGATGGAGCACGCCATCAAGATCGCCTCCGCGATCGTCGATCGACTCCCGAAGGACACCAGTTCGCCGGAGACCACCGAGAGCAAGGAAGGCTTCCTGCATCCCGTCGGCGTGTCCGGCACGCTGGAGCAGGCCCGGCTCGACTTCATCGTGCGCGATTTCAGCGAGCAGGGACTGCGGCAGAAGGAGGCGCTGCTCGAGGACATCGTCAAGGACGTGATGCGGGACTACCCGCGCTCCAGCTACGAGATGCAGGTCAAGGCGCAGTATCGCAACATGAAGGAGGTCATCGACCTCCACCCGGAGATCGTGACCTATGCCGAGGACGCGATCCGTCGCGCCGGGCTGACTCCGGTTCGGACCTCGATTCGCGGCGGCACCGACGGCTCACGGCTGTCCTTCATGGGACTGCCCTGCCCCAACATCTTTGCCGGCGAGCACGCCTTCCACTCCAGGCAGGAATGGGTCAGCGTCCGCGACATGGAGAAGGCGGTGCAGACCATCGTGCATCTGGCGATGATCTGGGAGGAGCGCTCCTGA
- a CDS encoding class I SAM-dependent methyltransferase: MQLPAGHDRNADQIAYWNGPGGQRWSDRQEAQDVLLAPVSQILIERIAAKPGDRILDVGCGCGGLSIALAGQVAPGGSVLGVDISAPMLARAREVAPANLPVEFVLADATVHPFPPANFDLLVSRFGVMFFADPVTSFANLRRALKPGGRVVFACWREPKTNPWMIAPLQAVYRHVPKLPEMAPEDPGPFAFASETRVTRILGQAGFSDVALEAHALSLDIARGHGLEAAVQSAFEIGPASRALEGHPAETREAARQSVRELLAQYESGGSVTLSGSIWLVTARA; encoded by the coding sequence ATGCAACTGCCCGCAGGCCACGACCGCAATGCCGACCAGATCGCCTATTGGAACGGGCCGGGCGGCCAGCGCTGGTCGGATCGCCAGGAGGCGCAGGACGTCCTGCTGGCGCCGGTGTCGCAGATCCTGATCGAGCGCATCGCGGCCAAGCCGGGCGATCGCATTCTCGACGTCGGCTGCGGCTGCGGCGGCCTGTCGATCGCGCTGGCCGGGCAGGTGGCGCCTGGTGGATCGGTGCTCGGCGTCGACATCTCCGCGCCGATGCTGGCGCGGGCGCGTGAGGTGGCGCCGGCCAATCTTCCGGTCGAGTTCGTGCTGGCGGACGCCACCGTGCATCCGTTCCCGCCGGCGAACTTCGACCTGCTGGTGTCGCGCTTCGGCGTGATGTTCTTCGCCGATCCCGTGACGTCGTTTGCCAATCTGCGAAGGGCGCTCAAGCCGGGCGGCCGCGTCGTGTTCGCCTGCTGGCGCGAGCCGAAGACCAATCCCTGGATGATCGCGCCGTTGCAGGCGGTGTATCGCCATGTGCCGAAGCTGCCGGAGATGGCGCCGGAGGATCCCGGTCCCTTCGCCTTTGCATCCGAGACGCGCGTCACGCGCATTCTCGGCCAGGCGGGCTTCAGCGATGTGGCGCTCGAGGCCCATGCGCTGTCGCTCGACATCGCGCGCGGGCATGGGCTCGAGGCGGCCGTGCAATCGGCGTTCGAGATCGGCCCCGCCAGCCGCGCGCTGGAGGGCCATCCCGCTGAGACGCGCGAGGCCGCGCGCCAGTCGGTCCGCGAGCTGCTCGCCCAATACGAGAGCGGCGGCAGCGTCACGCTGTCGGGCTCGATCTGGCTGGTGACGGCGCGCGCCTGA
- a CDS encoding metallophosphoesterase has translation MRCLVVADLHYTLPQFDWLVAAADHFDTVIFAGDALDLASIVDIRAQIVVVKKYLALLAAKTRVMICSGNHDLEERSAAGEKIAAWIGTVRELGIAADGDDVAVGDTLVSVCPWWDGPLVQAQIGRQLAAAAARHPPHWIWVHHAPPANSPVSWGGKRYFGDTALEGFIARHRPAMVISGHVHQSPFITDGSWFDRLGETWLFNTGRQPGRPPTYIVIDTGEQRAFWLAAGQAEWIDLAKPLQRPAQPVTVAPDWLRALDRIPDPFLARPAAAAG, from the coding sequence ATGCGCTGTCTCGTCGTTGCCGATCTTCACTACACGCTGCCGCAGTTCGACTGGCTGGTCGCGGCGGCCGATCATTTCGATACGGTCATCTTCGCCGGCGATGCGCTCGATCTCGCCTCGATCGTCGACATCCGGGCGCAGATCGTGGTGGTGAAAAAATATCTGGCGCTGCTCGCGGCCAAGACCCGCGTGATGATCTGCTCCGGCAATCACGATCTGGAGGAGCGCAGCGCGGCGGGCGAGAAGATCGCAGCCTGGATCGGGACGGTCCGGGAGCTGGGCATTGCCGCCGATGGCGACGACGTCGCGGTGGGCGACACGCTGGTCTCGGTCTGCCCCTGGTGGGACGGTCCGCTCGTCCAGGCGCAGATCGGACGCCAGCTCGCCGCGGCCGCCGCGCGCCATCCGCCGCACTGGATCTGGGTGCACCACGCGCCGCCGGCGAATTCGCCGGTGAGCTGGGGCGGCAAGCGCTATTTCGGCGACACCGCGCTCGAGGGCTTCATCGCGCGGCACCGGCCGGCGATGGTGATCTCGGGCCATGTCCACCAGTCGCCCTTCATTACGGACGGCTCGTGGTTCGATCGTCTCGGGGAGACCTGGTTGTTCAACACCGGCCGTCAGCCCGGACGGCCACCGACCTACATCGTGATCGACACCGGCGAGCAGCGCGCATTCTGGCTGGCAGCCGGGCAAGCCGAGTGGATCGATCTCGCAAAGCCGCTGCAGCGACCAGCCCAGCCTGTCACGGTGGCGCCCGACTGGCTCAGAGCCTTGGATCGGATTCCAGATCCGTTCCTGGCGCGACCTGCTGCGGCGGCAGGTTGA